CCGCTCGATCTATTTCTTCGACCCCAACGGCATCCGGCTCGAACTGACCCTGCGCCTGCCCGTGGACGACTACGTGGCTCGCAAGCGCCGCAGCGCCCATGACGACCTGGCCGCCTGGACCCGCGACAAGGCCGCCGGGCTGATGCCCGGCGCCACCGGCACCAGCAGCCAGCAGCGCGGCCAGGCCCACGCCAGCTGATACGCCCACTTTCCATTCATCAAAGGAACACCATGAGCAAACCCTTCGCCTCCCAGGCCGACCTGGCGGAAAAGAAGATCTCCTTCGAGCGCCTGTCCGACAACGCCTACGCCTACGTGGCCGACGGCGACCCCAACTCGGGCGTGATCATCGGCGACGACAGCGTGATGGTGGTCGACGCGACCGCCACCCCGGCCATGGCGCAGGCGCTGATCCAAGCCATCCGCGGTGTCACCGACAAACCCATCCGCCATGTGGCGCTGACGCACTACCACGCCGTGCGCGTGCTGGGCGCGTCCGCCTTCGTGGCCGAGGGCGCGGCCAACGTGTACGCCAGCCGCGGCACGCATGAGCTCATCGTCGAACGCGGCCAGGCCGACATGGACTCGGAGATCGGCCGCTTCCCGCGGCTGTTCCAGTCCGCCGAGACCATCCCCGGGCTGACCTGGCCCACCGTGGTGTTCGAGCGCGAGCTGACCGTGTTCCTGGGCAGCCTCGAAGTGCGCATGCTGCACCTGGGCGCCGGCCACACCCGGGGCGATTCCATCGTCTGGATTCCGTCGCAGGGCATCTGTTTCTCCGGCGACCTGGTGGAATTCAACGCGGGCGTGTACACGGGCGATGCCT
The sequence above is drawn from the Achromobacter xylosoxidans genome and encodes:
- a CDS encoding MBL fold metallo-hydrolase, which encodes MSKPFASQADLAEKKISFERLSDNAYAYVADGDPNSGVIIGDDSVMVVDATATPAMAQALIQAIRGVTDKPIRHVALTHYHAVRVLGASAFVAEGAANVYASRGTHELIVERGQADMDSEIGRFPRLFQSAETIPGLTWPTVVFERELTVFLGSLEVRMLHLGAGHTRGDSIVWIPSQGICFSGDLVEFNAGVYTGDAYLSDWPATLDALQALQPRQMVPGRGPALTTPAACREAIGYTRSWVETLYGCARQGVEQGKSLKQVYEDTRRVMDPEFGHVVIYEHAIPFDVSRAYDEASGIADPRVWTAQRDRDMWAELTA